A DNA window from Desulfuromonas sp. contains the following coding sequences:
- the rimM gene encoding 16S rRNA processing protein RimM — protein MSVSDNDLFHFGTIIGTHGIRGDLKVRPLTRGSTELCNADEVFIRPEIGAVTAFTPVRAVVHKGNILLRLKGQENINLVTRFIGHDVLMGRSTNTGQENIHSSWQDIRGLEVIDRNCGALGQIEDKFTTAAHDIYVVQGPFGEVLIPVVDQFIEEVDIAGNRMMVDLPEGLVPESDEN, from the coding sequence ATGAGCGTTTCAGACAACGATTTATTTCATTTCGGGACGATCATTGGCACCCACGGCATCAGGGGTGACCTGAAGGTCCGGCCACTGACTCGGGGTTCGACGGAACTGTGTAATGCTGATGAGGTCTTCATCAGACCTGAAATCGGTGCGGTCACGGCCTTTACTCCGGTCAGGGCGGTGGTTCATAAGGGCAACATTCTTTTGCGGCTCAAGGGTCAGGAAAATATCAACCTGGTCACCCGTTTTATTGGCCATGATGTTCTGATGGGGCGTTCGACAAATACCGGTCAGGAAAACATTCACAGCTCCTGGCAGGATATCCGCGGCCTTGAGGTGATTGATCGGAACTGCGGAGCCTTGGGCCAAATAGAAGATAAGTTTACAACGGCTGCTCATGACATCTATGTTGTTCAGGGGCCGTTTGGCGAAGTGCTTATACCGGTTGTTGATCAATTCATTGAAGAGGTTGATATAGCCGGAAACCGGATGAT
- a CDS encoding RNA-binding protein: MKELIEFIAKSLVENPDAVQVSQEEDGEGAILVKLAAASEDMGRIIGKQGRTAKAMRTLLNAKATRENKRASLQIME; the protein is encoded by the coding sequence ATGAAAGAACTCATCGAATTCATCGCCAAGTCTCTGGTGGAAAATCCCGATGCAGTACAGGTCTCCCAGGAGGAAGACGGGGAAGGGGCTATCCTTGTCAAGCTGGCTGCGGCGTCCGAAGATATGGGCCGCATTATCGGCAAACAGGGCCGCACAGCCAAGGCGATGCGAACCTTGCTGAATGCCAAGGCTACCCGGGAAAACAAGAGGGCCAGCCTCCAGATCATGGAGTAA
- a CDS encoding 30S ribosomal protein S16, which produces MAVKIRLARGGAKKKPFYQVVVADERFPRDGRFIENLGQYDPKQDPPMVNLKEDRTLEWLQKGAQPTDTVRKMLRDKGLWSKFKQPKEA; this is translated from the coding sequence ATGGCAGTAAAAATCAGACTGGCCCGCGGTGGCGCCAAGAAGAAGCCCTTTTACCAGGTAGTCGTCGCCGACGAACGGTTTCCCCGTGATGGTCGTTTTATTGAGAATCTGGGCCAGTACGATCCCAAACAGGATCCTCCCATGGTAAATCTGAAGGAAGATCGTACCCTTGAATGGTTGCAGAAAGGCGCCCAGCCGACCGATACCGTCCGTAAAATGTTGCGCGACAAGGGTCTCTGGAGCAAGTTCAAGCAGCCCAAGGAAGCGTAA
- a CDS encoding signal recognition particle protein — MFDNLTEKFDSVFRKLRGHGRLTEENIQDALREVRLALLEADVNFRVVKDFIEAVRVRAVGQDVLKSLTPAQQVVKIVRDELGRLMGEAENAELNLKAAPPVALMLCGLQGAGKTTTCGKLALKLRRDKRNPLLVPADVYRPAAIDQLKALGRQIDVAVYDTQPGQDPVDICRDAQVFAGQNGYDTLILDTAGRLHIDEELMQELQRIESVLDPQEVLFVADAMTGQDAVTVAKSFDQQLPLSGIILTKLDGDARGGAALSIKAVTGKPIKLIGLGEKLDALEPFHPDRMAQRILGMGDMLTLIEKAEAAIEQEDAEKMEQALRRDGFNLEQFRDQLKMVKKMGSMESMLKMIPGAGKALKKAGNMQLPDKELGKIEAIINSMTRQERRNHKILNGSRRKRIASGSGTSVQDVNQLVKRFTEAQKMMKKMQKLGPKGMKNMLGRGGLPM; from the coding sequence ATGTTCGATAATCTGACGGAAAAGTTTGACTCTGTATTCCGTAAACTGCGCGGCCACGGCCGTCTGACAGAAGAAAATATTCAGGACGCGCTTCGGGAAGTTCGACTGGCATTGCTGGAAGCAGATGTAAACTTCCGGGTTGTCAAGGATTTCATCGAGGCTGTTCGCGTTCGGGCGGTTGGCCAGGATGTTCTGAAAAGTCTGACCCCGGCTCAACAGGTCGTGAAAATCGTTCGCGACGAGCTTGGCCGGTTGATGGGTGAGGCCGAGAACGCTGAGCTCAATCTGAAAGCTGCACCTCCGGTTGCCCTGATGCTCTGTGGCTTGCAGGGAGCCGGCAAGACGACGACCTGTGGCAAGCTGGCGCTCAAGTTGCGCCGGGACAAGCGGAACCCGTTACTGGTTCCGGCTGATGTCTATCGTCCCGCAGCGATTGATCAGCTCAAGGCACTTGGCCGACAGATCGATGTTGCCGTATATGATACGCAGCCCGGTCAGGATCCGGTCGATATCTGTCGCGATGCTCAGGTTTTCGCCGGACAGAACGGCTACGATACGCTTATCCTCGATACGGCCGGACGGTTGCATATCGATGAAGAGTTGATGCAGGAACTTCAGCGGATTGAATCTGTACTTGATCCGCAGGAGGTCCTTTTTGTCGCTGATGCGATGACCGGTCAGGACGCGGTGACCGTCGCCAAAAGCTTTGATCAGCAGCTGCCTTTAAGCGGCATTATTCTGACCAAGCTTGATGGTGATGCGCGAGGGGGTGCAGCCCTTTCGATCAAGGCGGTTACCGGCAAGCCGATCAAGTTGATCGGTCTCGGTGAAAAACTTGACGCACTTGAGCCGTTTCATCCGGACAGGATGGCCCAGCGGATCCTCGGGATGGGCGACATGCTCACCCTGATTGAAAAGGCTGAGGCGGCGATTGAGCAGGAAGATGCCGAGAAGATGGAGCAGGCGCTCCGTCGCGATGGATTTAACCTTGAGCAGTTTCGCGACCAGCTCAAGATGGTTAAGAAGATGGGGTCCATGGAGTCGATGCTGAAGATGATTCCGGGGGCCGGTAAAGCTCTTAAAAAAGCTGGCAATATGCAGCTGCCGGACAAGGAGCTCGGAAAAATCGAGGCGATCATCAATTCGATGACGCGCCAGGAGAGACGGAATCACAAAATTCTCAACGGTTCGCGGCGCAAGCGGATTGCCTCGGGAAGTGGAACTTCGGTGCAGGATGTGAATCAGTTGGTCAAACGCTTCACTGAAGCCCAGAAAATGATGAAAAAAATGCAGAAGCTCGGTCCGAAAGGCATGAAGAACATGCTCGGTCGGGGCGGCTTGCCGATGTAA
- a CDS encoding SAM-dependent methyltransferase has product MDNENIETIFSGQLKVKKSAEGYRHAIDPFLLCSFAQIKQDESAVDLGCAAGIIPLILATTTDVNQVCGVEIQPDLSDQARENIALNGLQEKINIMNVDLRDIKQEELISDQSFDVVVSNPPYRKIGSGKIAPDDQRATCRHEVQGTINDFLKATAYLLKSGGRAYYIHLPERLPELLRKMEVLHLEPKRVRFVHSKVGEQSVMVLIECRKNGRPGLVVGPPLYIYSGEDYSDEVKAIFRMT; this is encoded by the coding sequence ATGGACAATGAAAATATTGAAACAATCTTTTCCGGTCAATTAAAGGTCAAGAAGTCTGCCGAGGGTTATCGCCATGCGATCGACCCTTTTCTGCTCTGTAGCTTTGCACAAATCAAGCAGGATGAATCGGCCGTTGATCTCGGCTGTGCAGCCGGGATTATTCCCCTGATTCTTGCCACAACAACAGATGTTAATCAAGTATGCGGTGTCGAAATTCAGCCGGACCTGTCCGATCAAGCCAGGGAGAATATTGCCCTGAATGGTTTGCAGGAGAAAATCAATATTATGAATGTGGACCTCAGAGATATTAAACAAGAGGAATTGATTTCGGATCAATCCTTTGATGTTGTCGTGAGCAATCCACCTTATCGTAAAATCGGGAGTGGGAAAATTGCCCCGGATGATCAGCGGGCGACATGCCGGCATGAGGTGCAAGGAACGATCAATGATTTCCTGAAGGCAACAGCCTATCTCCTTAAAAGTGGTGGACGTGCATACTATATTCATCTGCCGGAGCGGTTGCCCGAACTGTTGCGGAAAATGGAAGTATTGCACCTTGAACCAAAACGGGTTCGTTTTGTCCATTCAAAAGTTGGTGAGCAGTCGGTGATGGTGCTGATTGAATGTCGCAAAAATGGCAGGCCGGGACTTGTTGTTGGCCCGCCGCTCTATATTTATTCCGGAGAAGATTATTCAGATGAAGTCAAAGCTATTTTCCGAATGACCTGA
- a CDS encoding cytochrome C: MYKTRIIIFGFFFFLFMPLLAHSLVMIYPEDKTFLKGPGYIILKGGSQPSIEAVVVEINGLRSSPIDISSSEYKAVFKDFLILQPEYAPGKNSIRVEGYVQGKLVDNVDAEIYVLSDAYELPPDGYRPFVMHVTQKEQLCTPCHNMNPSPDQLALSTVDGNPCGSCHKNLIAKKYVHGPAGVFQCVYCHDQSSRPAKYKVKNDNDNDLCNGCHLGKVREFRDNEFVHGPVAVGMCLICHDSHASDHRSQLHFEVNDLCMKCHERLEVLKHFTQGTGKGHPVSGKPDPSSLSGRELSCVSCHKPHGGMTQQYFPEKVSGMMICSKCHTK, translated from the coding sequence ATGTATAAAACTAGAATAATTATTTTTGGTTTCTTTTTCTTTTTGTTCATGCCTTTATTGGCTCATTCTCTGGTGATGATTTATCCGGAAGATAAAACATTTCTGAAGGGGCCCGGGTATATTATCTTGAAAGGAGGCTCTCAACCTTCGATCGAAGCAGTTGTTGTCGAAATCAATGGCCTTCGAAGCAGTCCGATTGATATTTCAAGCTCTGAGTACAAAGCGGTATTTAAGGACTTTCTCATTTTGCAACCCGAATACGCGCCGGGAAAAAATTCAATCAGGGTCGAGGGGTATGTGCAGGGTAAATTGGTCGATAACGTGGACGCAGAGATTTATGTATTGTCAGATGCTTATGAATTGCCACCAGATGGGTATAGACCTTTCGTAATGCATGTAACGCAAAAAGAGCAGTTGTGTACCCCATGCCACAATATGAACCCATCTCCTGATCAATTAGCACTCTCGACGGTTGATGGAAATCCCTGCGGTTCTTGTCACAAGAACCTTATAGCCAAGAAATATGTTCATGGTCCTGCCGGGGTATTTCAGTGTGTTTACTGTCATGATCAATCGAGTCGACCGGCAAAATACAAAGTTAAGAATGACAATGATAATGATCTTTGTAACGGGTGCCACTTAGGCAAGGTAAGGGAGTTTCGGGATAATGAGTTTGTACATGGTCCTGTTGCTGTCGGAATGTGTCTGATATGTCATGATTCACATGCCTCTGATCATCGATCTCAGCTTCATTTCGAAGTCAACGATTTGTGTATGAAATGTCATGAAAGACTGGAAGTCCTTAAGCACTTTACTCAAGGGACAGGAAAGGGGCACCCTGTTAGTGGTAAGCCAGATCCCAGTTCATTAAGTGGCAGAGAACTAAGCTGTGTGAGTTGTCACAAGCCGCATGGAGGAATGACCCAACAGTATTTTCCCGAAAAAGTATCGGGAATGATGATCTGCTCCAAGTGCCACACTAAATAA
- the ccsB gene encoding c-type cytochrome biogenesis protein CcsB, with amino-acid sequence MDSTQLFNLVTIAYFASMVLFIAYLATRNGKVAIGGNILAYIGLLVHTAALGLRWYESYQLLGADGRAPLSNLYESVVFFAWSIIVVYILIDWKYKQKAIGAFVVPFAFLGMTWAQLNLNDAIDPLVPALQSNWLTYHVITCFLGYAAFAVACGVSIMYLIKAGKEDKSEGDSPAGGILGLFPSTKILDDINYKSIMIGFPLLSLGIITGAAWANYAWGTYWSWDPKETWSLIVWFIYAAFLHARFTRGWAGKRAAILSIVGFAATIFCYLGVNLVLSGLHSYGGS; translated from the coding sequence ATGGACAGTACTCAGCTTTTTAATTTGGTAACAATCGCATACTTCGCTTCGATGGTTCTTTTTATCGCCTATCTGGCCACCCGTAATGGCAAGGTGGCAATCGGCGGCAACATCCTCGCTTATATCGGTCTGCTTGTTCATACGGCGGCCCTTGGCCTGCGCTGGTATGAGTCATACCAGCTGCTCGGTGCCGACGGCCGGGCGCCCCTGTCGAATCTTTACGAGTCGGTTGTCTTTTTTGCCTGGTCGATCATCGTGGTCTATATCCTGATCGATTGGAAATACAAGCAGAAGGCAATCGGTGCTTTTGTCGTTCCTTTTGCTTTTCTCGGCATGACCTGGGCCCAGCTGAACCTGAACGATGCAATTGATCCACTGGTGCCGGCCTTGCAGAGCAACTGGCTGACCTATCACGTTATCACCTGTTTTCTCGGTTACGCTGCTTTTGCGGTCGCTTGCGGGGTCTCGATCATGTATTTGATCAAGGCGGGCAAGGAAGATAAAAGCGAAGGTGATTCGCCGGCCGGGGGGATTCTTGGTCTTTTCCCGAGCACCAAAATTCTCGATGACATCAACTATAAATCGATCATGATCGGTTTTCCGCTGCTCTCTCTCGGAATTATCACCGGCGCCGCCTGGGCCAACTATGCCTGGGGTACCTACTGGAGCTGGGATCCGAAGGAGACCTGGAGCCTGATCGTCTGGTTTATTTATGCAGCGTTCCTGCATGCCCGTTTTACCCGCGGTTGGGCCGGAAAGCGTGCGGCAATCCTTTCGATAGTTGGTTTTGCTGCCACCATTTTCTGTTACCTTGGCGTTAATCTGGTCCTCTCAGGACTGCACTCTTACGGTGGCAGCTAG
- a CDS encoding cytochrome c biogenesis protein ResB, with the protein MWDFFCSLKLTIVTLILLAVTSIIGTVIQQGKSPQEYMQLYGEKMYRLFDTLDFFDMYHSWWFVSLLGIFAMNLICCSIKRLPKVMKIVNEPNLTPDDPFYRSLSNVDEIVTEHSIEDVRGKVSEFLSGNFAKPVVSEDGEKIHFFSQKAPYARFGVYVTHMSLLIILLGAIIGVWFGYKAYVNVPEGQVVDQVWPRTGREPIKLDFQVRCDDFTVTYYPGSTRPKDFTSDLVVLENGTEILKKTIEVNDPLTYKGITFYQSSYGPAVDKIYRFRVEERATGEVAEVTGKEGGHIEIPGGNRLIPMQHVDNFRNFGPAAQVNIDKGTDGQHQHGTPFVVMQNYPQFDAKRGGEYIVTLLGVEQSFYTGLQVAKDPGVWVVWLGCALLVVGSMIAFFLSHRRLWVTLRPVGDKVGIMVAGNAHRNQPAFAIWFDEFRDKLKEELSR; encoded by the coding sequence ATGTGGGATTTTTTCTGTTCGCTGAAACTGACCATAGTCACCTTGATTCTGTTGGCTGTTACTTCAATCATCGGAACTGTGATTCAGCAGGGAAAATCGCCGCAGGAGTATATGCAGCTTTACGGCGAAAAGATGTATCGTCTGTTTGATACCCTCGATTTCTTCGATATGTATCATTCCTGGTGGTTTGTTTCGCTGCTCGGCATCTTCGCGATGAATCTGATTTGTTGTTCGATTAAGCGGCTGCCGAAAGTCATGAAGATCGTCAATGAGCCGAATCTGACCCCGGATGACCCCTTCTACAGGTCACTTTCTAATGTTGATGAGATCGTCACCGAGCATTCAATCGAGGACGTCCGCGGGAAAGTCTCAGAGTTTCTCTCCGGCAATTTTGCCAAACCGGTTGTCAGTGAAGACGGGGAAAAGATACATTTCTTCTCGCAAAAGGCACCGTATGCCCGTTTTGGCGTCTACGTCACCCATATGTCGCTCCTGATCATTCTGCTGGGTGCGATTATCGGTGTCTGGTTCGGCTATAAGGCTTATGTCAATGTTCCTGAAGGACAGGTTGTTGATCAGGTCTGGCCGCGGACCGGCCGGGAGCCGATCAAGCTTGATTTCCAGGTGCGATGTGACGACTTTACCGTCACTTATTATCCTGGGAGTACCCGTCCCAAGGATTTTACCAGCGATCTCGTTGTCCTTGAAAACGGCACCGAAATTCTCAAGAAAACGATTGAGGTCAATGATCCGCTGACTTACAAGGGAATCACCTTTTACCAGTCGAGTTACGGCCCGGCCGTTGATAAGATTTACCGCTTTCGGGTTGAAGAACGTGCTACCGGTGAGGTTGCCGAGGTTACCGGCAAAGAGGGCGGGCATATTGAGATACCTGGAGGCAATCGCCTGATTCCGATGCAGCATGTAGATAACTTCAGGAACTTCGGGCCGGCCGCCCAGGTCAATATTGACAAGGGAACAGATGGCCAGCATCAGCATGGTACGCCTTTTGTTGTTATGCAGAATTATCCGCAGTTTGACGCCAAAAGAGGTGGCGAGTATATCGTCACACTTCTTGGGGTTGAACAGAGCTTCTATACCGGCCTGCAGGTTGCCAAAGACCCCGGAGTCTGGGTCGTCTGGCTCGGGTGTGCCCTGCTGGTTGTCGGCAGCATGATCGCATTCTTCCTTTCGCACCGGCGCCTGTGGGTGACGTTGCGGCCGGTCGGCGATAAAGTCGGAATCATGGTAGCCGGCAATGCGCACCGGAATCAACCGGCCTTTGCTATCTGGTTTGATGAATTCAGGGATAAACTGAAAGAGGAGCTTTCCCGCTAG
- a CDS encoding metallophosphoesterase produces MIAVISDVHGNFPALEAVLGEIDNFGCQRIVSLGDVAGYYCYINECIDILREKNVQNVLGNHDFYLVCNEKCPRSNSANLLLESQRKIIRADNLEWLRRSVATFRIDAASFVHGGWDDPLDEYMLDVNEEYFQNRGSRYYFSGHTHIQTLKIFNNALYCNPGSVGQPRDGDPRAAFALYDGQNVFLKRVDYDIDRVASKMQEYGYDDYFYKGLYTGDKIGHQV; encoded by the coding sequence ATGATTGCTGTTATTTCAGATGTTCATGGGAATTTTCCGGCCCTAGAAGCTGTTCTGGGAGAAATAGACAATTTCGGTTGCCAGCGGATTGTCTCCCTTGGTGATGTTGCCGGCTATTACTGCTATATCAATGAATGTATTGATATCCTCAGGGAAAAAAATGTCCAGAACGTTCTGGGGAATCATGATTTCTATCTGGTCTGCAACGAAAAATGTCCGCGTTCGAACTCAGCAAATCTTCTACTTGAGTCCCAACGGAAAATTATTAGAGCAGATAATCTGGAGTGGCTTCGGAGATCGGTAGCAACTTTTCGGATTGATGCTGCCTCGTTTGTCCATGGTGGATGGGATGATCCACTAGATGAATATATGCTGGATGTCAACGAAGAATATTTCCAGAATCGTGGATCACGTTATTACTTTTCCGGGCACACCCATATTCAAACTTTGAAGATTTTTAACAATGCTCTATACTGCAATCCCGGTTCAGTCGGTCAGCCGAGAGACGGAGACCCCCGGGCCGCTTTTGCACTATATGACGGGCAAAATGTATTTTTGAAAAGAGTGGACTACGATATAGACCGCGTTGCATCAAAAATGCAGGAGTATGGGTACGATGACTATTTCTACAAAGGTTTATATACCGGCGACAAAATAGGGCATCAGGTTTAA
- a CDS encoding carbamoyl-phosphate synthase subunit L gives MCRGEYFESDSAKVKTYNVLVTAVGAIIGYGIVRALKAGRYSVRVVGMDVFADAVGRQWCDDFIESVPAVDPDYPGFLLEVMRRFDIDLVCFGVEQEVLRVMFERQVFGDKFAKMVMNAEQLVTLSQDKWRMHEYLQTQGFPVIPSRISGSYNDAVAELGSPFLLKPRCSTASKGICEIQSSEDYEYWRRKTAEDFMVQRIVGSIESEYTVGAFGLGDGSISQSVTFVRKLGRDGSTVKAATIENENIDQCVMELCHLFKPVGPTNFQFREHEGEFLLLEINPRFSSSLSLRAAFGFNEPEMCIEYFIEGKKPEVARLSKGKAARYIEDVVEFS, from the coding sequence ATGTGTCGTGGCGAGTATTTTGAAAGCGATTCTGCCAAAGTGAAAACCTATAATGTTCTGGTGACAGCCGTTGGTGCAATTATCGGTTACGGAATTGTTCGAGCCTTGAAGGCGGGTCGATATTCTGTGCGGGTTGTCGGCATGGATGTTTTTGCCGATGCTGTTGGTAGGCAGTGGTGTGACGATTTTATAGAATCGGTCCCTGCAGTAGATCCGGATTACCCCGGGTTCCTGTTAGAGGTTATGCGCCGGTTTGATATCGACCTGGTCTGTTTTGGAGTTGAACAAGAAGTCTTGCGGGTCATGTTCGAGAGACAGGTTTTCGGCGATAAATTTGCTAAAATGGTTATGAATGCCGAACAACTGGTCACATTGTCGCAGGACAAATGGCGTATGCATGAATATTTGCAGACGCAAGGTTTTCCGGTCATTCCTAGCCGGATTTCCGGGTCATATAATGACGCCGTTGCTGAACTTGGCTCCCCGTTTTTGTTGAAACCGAGATGTTCTACCGCATCGAAAGGTATTTGCGAAATTCAATCGTCGGAGGACTATGAGTACTGGAGAAGGAAAACTGCTGAGGATTTCATGGTCCAGCGCATAGTTGGTAGCATTGAAAGTGAATATACGGTTGGTGCTTTTGGTCTCGGCGACGGGTCAATTTCCCAATCTGTCACATTTGTTAGAAAGTTGGGGCGGGACGGATCGACCGTTAAAGCGGCCACAATCGAAAACGAAAATATCGATCAATGTGTCATGGAACTGTGTCATTTATTCAAACCCGTCGGTCCGACCAACTTTCAATTCAGGGAACACGAAGGTGAGTTTCTATTGCTCGAGATAAACCCGCGTTTTTCATCTTCCCTTTCATTGCGTGCGGCTTTCGGGTTTAATGAGCCGGAAATGTGTATAGAATATTTCATCGAAGGTAAAAAGCCTGAGGTGGCCAGGCTGTCCAAAGGAAAGGCGGCCAGGTATATTGAAGATGTTGTTGAGTTTTCATGA
- a CDS encoding acetolactate synthase, producing MKLSDYVMSFIHERGIMHVFGYQGGAVTHLVDSLHKIDGLSYVQNYHEQASAFCADAYSRINRNFGVALATSGPGATNLITGIANAYFDSIPCLFLTGQVSTHAIKSKSEIRQQSFQETDIVSIVSPITKFAKTIVDPQTIRYYLEKAVFTATTERPGSVLLDLPHNVQATDINPESLDSFFDSKEYKACDRNQNSRIPDVLREIAGLLSGAKRPLVLAGGGVAALKDREIFKQMVRAFDLPVVCSLMGLGAIDHSERHYFGFIGSYGNRHSNMAIAKSDLLLVLGSRLDERQTGPRRDLFARNARVIHVDIDPDLLDHHVDTDICVCADLQSFLSDLLGLAPAEPPDNGNWINQVHLVAKELATESAHDQDYIDPNHFIRYLSTKLSKDAVVCSDVGQNMMWVAQSLDMTVDMRLLNSGGHGAMGYSLPAGIGAYCADQNRQVVCIAGDGGIQMNIQELQTIAREGLPIKIIVMNNQSLGMVRGFHEKYFDNKCYGTALGYSNPDFSKVACAFGLEYTKIESKDNFNLLDDGLKGASPHLIEVILSPESQTIPEPAPGPRGIEDQFPLIDREKLARLLSD from the coding sequence ATGAAACTTTCAGACTATGTTATGTCTTTTATCCATGAGCGCGGGATAATGCATGTCTTTGGCTATCAGGGGGGGGCGGTCACTCACCTTGTAGATTCATTACACAAAATTGATGGTCTTTCATACGTGCAGAATTACCATGAACAAGCTTCGGCTTTCTGTGCTGACGCCTATTCAAGAATTAATAGAAATTTTGGAGTTGCGCTTGCCACAAGTGGCCCGGGTGCAACTAATTTAATCACGGGGATTGCTAATGCCTATTTCGACTCAATCCCATGCCTTTTCCTGACCGGGCAGGTAAGTACTCACGCTATCAAATCGAAATCAGAAATAAGACAACAAAGCTTTCAGGAAACAGATATCGTTTCGATTGTATCGCCAATCACCAAGTTTGCCAAAACCATCGTTGATCCCCAAACCATTCGGTACTATTTGGAAAAAGCTGTTTTTACGGCAACTACTGAACGTCCAGGTTCCGTGCTTCTTGATCTGCCACATAACGTACAGGCAACCGATATCAATCCGGAAAGCCTCGATAGCTTCTTTGATTCAAAGGAATATAAGGCCTGTGACAGAAATCAAAATAGTCGGATCCCGGATGTGCTTAGGGAAATTGCAGGATTGTTGTCAGGGGCCAAAAGGCCATTGGTGTTAGCCGGGGGGGGCGTCGCCGCACTAAAAGACAGGGAAATCTTCAAGCAAATGGTTCGAGCTTTTGATTTGCCTGTTGTTTGTTCTTTGATGGGACTTGGCGCAATTGATCACTCCGAAAGACACTACTTCGGTTTTATCGGTTCTTACGGAAATCGTCATTCAAATATGGCAATAGCCAAGTCCGATTTGCTGTTGGTTTTGGGATCCCGATTGGATGAACGCCAAACCGGTCCCAGGAGGGACCTGTTTGCGAGAAATGCGCGTGTCATTCATGTCGATATTGATCCTGACCTGTTGGACCATCATGTTGACACGGATATTTGTGTCTGCGCTGATTTACAATCTTTTCTGTCGGATCTTCTTGGATTGGCCCCTGCAGAGCCACCGGATAACGGAAATTGGATTAATCAGGTCCATTTAGTTGCAAAAGAATTGGCGACGGAGAGTGCACATGATCAAGATTATATAGATCCGAATCATTTTATCCGTTATTTAAGCACGAAACTGTCGAAAGACGCAGTCGTATGTTCCGATGTTGGGCAAAATATGATGTGGGTAGCTCAATCTTTGGACATGACAGTAGATATGAGATTACTCAACTCCGGTGGGCATGGTGCAATGGGGTATTCTTTGCCTGCAGGCATAGGAGCTTATTGTGCAGACCAAAACAGGCAGGTGGTGTGTATAGCCGGGGATGGTGGCATTCAAATGAATATTCAGGAACTGCAAACCATAGCCCGGGAAGGCTTGCCGATAAAGATTATCGTAATGAACAACCAGTCGCTAGGGATGGTCCGCGGTTTTCATGAGAAGTATTTTGATAATAAATGTTATGGTACGGCGCTCGGCTATTCAAATCCTGATTTTAGTAAGGTTGCTTGTGCCTTCGGGCTTGAATATACGAAAATAGAAAGCAAAGACAATTTCAACCTTCTTGATGACGGGTTGAAAGGCGCCAGCCCTCACTTGATCGAAGTCATTTTGTCTCCGGAATCACAAACGATTCCGGAACCGGCGCCAGGACCTCGAGGCATTGAAGACCAGTTTCCTTTGATTGACCGGGAAAAACTTGCACGGCTTCTTTCTGATTGA
- a CDS encoding DUF2304 domain-containing protein: MTPDQKVFAFIVSILIFVFVIELVRRRKVREEYAVLWLLTAVVMLLMVVRYDWLVSITNLIGAVLPTTTLFVFSIIFLLLISVQFSIKLSELSDKVKNLAQENALLGERIEQLSEREP, translated from the coding sequence ATGACTCCTGATCAGAAAGTATTCGCATTTATTGTTTCGATCCTTATTTTTGTTTTTGTCATTGAGCTTGTCCGCCGGCGAAAAGTACGAGAAGAATATGCTGTTTTATGGTTATTGACGGCAGTAGTCATGCTTCTAATGGTTGTCAGGTATGATTGGCTTGTTTCAATTACCAATTTGATAGGAGCGGTTTTGCCAACAACCACGCTCTTTGTGTTTTCAATCATCTTCCTCTTATTGATTTCGGTCCAGTTTTCGATCAAGCTCTCGGAGCTGTCAGACAAAGTCAAAAACCTTGCCCAGGAAAATGCTCTTCTAGGTGAGCGCATTGAGCAGCTGTCTGAAAGAGAACCATAG